CACAAGGGGGCGATCGATATCGAGCTGGCGAAGGCGTTCGAGGGCGACAAGCACGACGTCATCACGAAGAAGGACGGGCCCAACGATCGGACGTTGTGCGGCGCGGTCGAAGACGTGGCGCGGGGGATTCCGGAGTGGGACTGGGCGCCGTACTTCCCGGGCGGGACCGTGCAGGCGAAGGCGATGGACGCCAGCATGATCGGCAAGCTCGAGATGTGGGCGGCGATGGGCCGCCCGTGCACGGGCGACTTCAAAGCGGACCCGTTCCTGACCGCACACGCAGAGTACGGCTGGATGAAGGGCCTGCTGCGCGACATGAAGAGCGAACCGTGGACCCGGTTCGCCACCGGCATGAAGTAGTCGTGCGTCAGGCCCGCTGGTAGTCCGCCCGCCAGTTCTTGACGGCCTGCTTGATGGCCTTTTGACTGGTCAGCGTTCCGTCGAGGACCTGCCGGGCCAGGTCGGGTAACTCAGCGTCGCCGGCGAATCTGAGCGCCACCAACTGCTTGACGGTGAACTCGTTGATCCGGGGTTTCAGGTCCGCCGGCAGCAGTTCCCGCATCCGCATCCGCTCTTCGAGGCGAATCACGCGGTCCTGCACCGTCATGGCCATGATCCGCGCCAGGAAGAACAGCACCACGAGGGCGATCGCCAGCCCCAGCCCCATCAGGTTGGGCCAGCTGAAGTGAACCACAGCCTGGTACAGGGCGAAGAAGAAGTTGATCGCGAACAACGGGAACGCGACGTAGTGGTACGTGGGCACGACGCGGGCGTGATTCTCGAACGTCTGTGGAGTCTTCTGAGCCATGACTGTCTCCTTTGGCAGGAACCCGACCGAGCGATGATACTCTGAACCGAAAAAGGGGCCAGGCCCCTTTTCGGAGGGGCGCAGCCTGATGGATGAATGGATCGTCGAGAGCGCGGATGCCGGGATGCGGCTGGACCAGTGGCTGGCCGGCCGGACCGAGGCCGGCTCTCGAAGCCGGGCGTCGCGCTGGCTTGCCGGCGGCAAAGTGTACGTCAACGGACAGCCGGTCGAGCCAGCCGCCCGCGCCGATCGAGTCATCGCCGGTCAGCGTGTCAGCGTGTGGATGGATCGTCCGGGCTCGGCGAAACCGGCTGACCGCTCGGTGGCCGACGTGCGTCACCTGCTCACCGTGGTTCATCAGGACGAGGCCATCGTCGTTCTTGACAAGCCAGTGGGCCTGCTGGTCGAACCGCTGCCGGGCCGCGCCGGTGAGGAGAACACGCTGCTTGATTTGCTCGCGGACTACTACCACCACGAGCGGCGCTCGCGCTCGTATGTCGTGCATCGCATCGATCGCGACACCAGTGGTCTGGTTCTGTTCGCGCGGACCGCATCGGCGCGCGACGCCTTGAAGGACCAGTTCGAACGGCGCACGCCTGAGCGGGTGTACCAAGCCGTGGTGATTGGCCGGCCTGTGCCCGCCGAGGGCGTCTGGCGAGACACGCTCGCGTGGGACGCTTCGTCGTTGCGGCAGCGCCAGGCGCACGGGCGTGACGCGCGCGGGAAGGACGCCGAGGCGCGGTACCGCGTGATCGAACAGTTCGCGGAGGCGGCCGTGGTCGAGGTGACGCTCGTCACCGGCAAGCGCAATCAGATCCGCGTGCAGGCCGCGATGCGAGGCCACGCGCTGCTTGGCGAGCGCCAGTACCGTTTTGGAGCGCCGCCCGAGACGCCCAGCCTGCCCCGCATCAATCGCCAGGCACTCCACGCCTGGAAGCTCGGCTTCGTGCATCCGACGACTGGCCGGCGCGTCCACTACACGTCACCGCTGCCCGAAGACCTCGAGACCCTGCTCCGCGCGTTGCGCAAGAAAAAGTAGGCGCCACTTGCCCTGACAGAACCGCAACACGCTCAACAGGCACCGCGTCATGTGACCGACGATCGACCGATCGAACCTTTGTGTGGGTGCCGAGGGCGACGCCATGATCCTCCGGTGACTGGTGAATGCCTTCTATGCTACACCGCGCAATTGGTGGTTCGCGAAGCGCGCGATTCGGGCTCGCAGGATGGCGGATTCCGTTGGTCAACTGTGAGGCCGTGCGCTAGCATACTCGCGGGAGTCCACCATGCCTGAAGCCGTTTGGAGTGCCATCTTCCGGGCCAGCGATCTCATGCGGGGCGCCATCGTCGGGGCCAGCGATTTCGTCTGGGGACCCTGGAGTACTCCGATCGGCCCGATTCCCGGGCCGCTGATGATCCTGCTGATCCTGACGGGCCTGTTCCTGACATTTCGGACCGGGTTCGTTCAGGTGAGACGGTTCCCTGAAGCCCTTCGCACAATCGTGCCGAAGGCCAGCGCGGGAGCGGCCGGAGCCCTCTCGCCGTTCCAGGCGTTCATGACGGCGCTCGCGGCGTCGATCGGCACCGGCAACATCGCGGGCGTGGCGACGGCGATCGTCATGGGCGGCCCAGGGGCATTGTTCTGGATCTGGGCGTACGGCTTCGTGGCGATGGCGATCAAGTTTGCCGAGGCGGTGCTCGGAATGACCTTTCGCGTCGCGCACCAGACCGGCAGTTCGTCAGGTCCGATGTACTACCTGCGCGACGGATTGAAATCGCGCTGGCTGGCCGGGACGTTTGCGCTGGTGGCGGGCGTCGCGGCGCTCGTCACGACCCCCTTTACGCAGCCGAATTCGATGGCGGTCGTCCTCAAGAGCCAGTTCGCAATTCCGACGTGGATGTCGGGCGTCGCCATCGCCGTACTGACGTGGCTCGTGATCATCGGCGGTGTCGGCGCCATCGGACGTGCCGCCGCGAAACTGTCGCCGCTGAAGGTGACGCTCTATCTGGCGGGCGGCCTGTTCGTCATCGTCAGCCACATCTCGCAACTGCCCGGCGTCCTGATCCTCGTGTTCCAGGATGCGTTCTCGTTCCGGGCGGCGGCTGGCAGCAGCGTCGGCCTTGGCATCATGGTGGCCATGCGGTACGGACTCGCGCGCGGCATCTACGCCAACGAGGCCGGCTATGGCACGGCGGCTGTGGCGTACGGCACCGCCCGCAGCAAGACGCCGACGCAGCAGGGACTGAATGCCGTCATCGAAGTCTTCGTCGTGTCGTTCGTCACCTCGTCTATCAGCGCCTTGACGATTCTCGTGAGCGGCGTGGCGCAGCAGTCGATTGCCGCCTTCAAACAGGGGGGTAGAGGATTGGAGAGCACGGCGCTGGTGGCGGCGGCGTTCAACACGACGCTCCCCGTCGCCGGCGGATGGATTGTGGCGTTCTGCGCGTTCCTGTTTGGCTACACAACACTGATTGGATGGGCCTACTACGGAGAGCAGTTCTTCGAGTACCTGTTTGGCAAGCGCATCGCCACCCCGTATCGCTGGGCGTACTGTCTCCTGATTCCGCTCGGAGCGACGTTGAGCGTGGAAACGGTGTGGGCGTGGGGCGATCTGATGAATGGCCTGCAGGTGTTTCCCAACCTGATCGGGCTGGTGGGACTGAGCGCCGTGGTCGCTGCGGCGGCTCGCGCGAGACTCGGCGACGCAGGCAAGTAGCCGTCCGCCGGATCGGGAAGTCTTGGCCGCTACGAGCTGGCTGGCGCGGAGGCGGTGTCCTGCAACACCGTCTGCCGACCCTCGGCGTGCTCGCCGTCTCGACAGGCTTCTCCGCGGGCATCGACAATCGAGACGACGCGACCGTCGTACGTTTCGTAGATGCCGAGCAGGCACCCGCATGGGAGACGACGACTGTTCAATCCTCGCAGAATCCTGGTCACCTGTTGCTCCCCGCTCGTTCGTGTCTGATGCCTCGGGTCGATTACTGAGTCCTGAGTGCGTTAGACCGGCGGGTTGGGCGGGAGGTTACTAAGACCTTCGATCCATGAATTCGGCAGCGAATCTGTTCACTCAGGACTTAGTGCTGAGCGAGCGCGTTTCACCGGACTGCCTCGCACGAATGTTCAACCGTCGTTGCGAGTCGAAGCACCAAGCCATCGACGGAACGTGTCGAACCGGGTGTCGGCGAGATCCGTCGCCAGGAGCGGCAGGGAGAGCCAATCCCGTTCCTGTTCAGGGAGTTGCGGCTCAAACCCCAGTTCGGCGCGAATCGCGCCGCCGAACTTGGCCGGGTGGGCCGTCAGCAGCGCGATGACCGGGTGGTGTTCGTCCGTCGAGGCGAGGTACGTCCTGGCGGCGGCATAGGCGACCGCGCCGTGCGGGTCGAGCACCACGCCGGACCGAGCGTACGCCCGTCGAATCGCGTCCCGGGTCTCGGGTTCGGTGACGCGCTCGCCGCGCACGAACTGCCGCATCGTGTCGACTGAGCCATCACTCAAGTGGAGCAGACGCGCAAAATTGCTGGGATCGCCGACATCCATCGCATTCGATATCGTGACGATAGATGGTCGTGCACGATAGACGCTGGTCGCGAGGAACTCGGGCAGCACGTCATTGACGTTGGTGGCAGCGATGAAGCGTGCGATCGGCACACCCATCCTGGCTGCAAGCACTCCGGCCGTCAGGTTTCCCAGGTTGCCTGACGGCACCGAGAACACCACCGGCTGGCCCGATGCGCCGGCGACCGCCAGATAGCCTGCCACGTAGTAGAAGCTCTGGGGCAGCAGGCGTCCGATGTTGATGGAGTTGGCCGACGACAGGTGGAGCGCCGAAAGTGCCGGATCGCGAAAGGCCGCCTTCACCAGGCGCTGACAGTCGTCGAACGTGCCGGGCACCCGCAGCGCGTCCACATTGCCGCCGATCGTCGCCATCTGCGCTTCCTGGAAGGGCGACACCTTGCCGGCCGGATAGAGGACCACCACCCGCACCCCCGACACGCCCGCGAATCCACGGGCGACCGCGCTTCCCGTGTCGCCTGAAGTCGCGACCAGGATTGTCGCGTGCCCGCCGCGCTCGGCCAGCGCGTGTCCGAACAGCCTGGCCATGAATCTCGCGCCGAAGTCCTTGAAGGCGAGCGTCGGGCCGTGGAACAGCTCGAGCGCGAACAGCCGTTCTTCCAACTGGACGACGGGAACGGGGAAGTCGAGCGCATCGGCCACCAGGCGCTCAATCACGCGCGGCGCGAATTCCCCATCCAGCAGTCGCTGCGCGAGCACGACCGCGAGACCGCCGAACGGCAACTCCCGCCACGACTGAAGCTGGTCGACACCGAAGTGCGGCAACTCGGTTGGAAGGTACAGCCCGCCATCGGGCGCGAGGCCTTCGAGGAGTCCTTCGACAAAGCTGACGTGCGGCGCGCGGCCGCTCGTGCTCGCCAGCCGCATGTCAGTCAATCACCCTGGCGCCCTCGGCGCTGATCGGGCCGGTCCATGCGTCGCTGCCGAGCCCCGCCGCGTCGCCGAAGGCCGATCGCATGGCCTGCGCCACCCGGGCCGCCACGTCGGCTTCTCCCGCAAACGCAAAGACGGATGGACCCGAGCCCGAGATCGAACACCCGAGCGCCCCGTGATCGCGCGCGGCACGCCGCACGGCGTCAAAGCCGGGAATCAGCTCGGCGCGCACCGGTTCGACCAGCCGGTCCACAATCGATCGCCCCAGCAACGCCAGGTCCTGTTGATACAGCGCCGCCACGAGGGCGGCGAGGTTGCCCGCGTTCGCGACGATGTCGGGGAGCAGGAACCGCTGTTCCTGAAGCAGAGCACGGGCGCGCGCCGTGGAGACTTCGCAGTGCGGATGCACCACCGCCACGAACAGCCCATCGGGCACCGGCAGCGAGACGATGTCGAGCGGATCGCAGCTCCGGATGAGGACGAACCCACCCAGCACCGACGGGGCGACGTTGTCGGGATGTGCGGACCCGGACGCCGCGCGCTCGCCCTCCATTGCGCAGGCCACGATCTCGAGAGGTGAGAGCGGCCGGCCGAGGATGATATTGGCGGCAACAGCGGCCGCCGCGGCCGACGCTCCCGAGCTGCCCAGTCCGCTGGCAAGCGGAAGGCCTTTCTGCAGCCACAGCCGGATGCCGGGCACTTGCCGGCGGACCGCGACCCGCGCCAGCACGGCCGCCGCCGCCACGCCAGCGCTGTTTGCTGCCGCGTCCGTGGGCAGCTTTCCGTTGTCGCCGGTGACCTCGACCAGTTCGACACCGGGCTCTTCGCGCAGCTCCAAACGGACCGTATCGCCAGGCCGGTGCATCGCAAAGCCCAGCACGTCGAAACCGGGACCGACGTTCGACACGGTCGCCGGGGCAAACACTCGGATGTGTGACATCGGGTACCCGACAGATCTTAGCTCGACTTGCGATCCGTCTCGCCGACATTCCGTGCATCGCTCGGCGTCCGGGGGAGCTCCTTGGTCCGTCACTCCGGCGAACGCCGGAATCCAGCAGTGTACCTCTCTGGACCCCGGCTTTCGCCGTGGTGACGATTCTGCGTGGTTCGGTGGGATGAGGTTGACAATCGATGTTGAGTGTCGAGCGGGGGCGGGTGGCGAGGCTCCGGTATCATACGGGTGGAGGCGCGGCGGGCCATCTGGATGTGGCGCGCGCGGAGTGTGATGATGCTTCTCGAATGGCTGGCGACCCCTCAAACCTGGATCGCCCTGGCGACGCTGACCGCGCTCGAGATCGTGCTCGGCGTCGACAACGTGATCTTTATCTCGATTCTTGCCAGCAAGCTCCGCCAGGCTCAGCGCTCGCGTGCCCGGCGCCTCGGACTGTTTCTGGCCATGTTCATGCGCATCGGCCTCTTGTTCTCGCTGGTCTGGATGATCCGCCTCACCCACCCGCTCTTCACGCTGCTCGGCCGGGATTTCGCGGGGCGCGATCTGATCCTGATCGGCGGCGGGCTCTTCCTGCTCGCCAAGTCGACGTCCGAAATCCACGACAAGCTCGAAGGGGAGGAAGGGCACAGTTCGGCGCGAGTCGCCCCGTCATTCGCCGGCGTCATCGTCCAGGTGATGCTCCTCGACATCGTGTTCTCGCTCGATTCGGTGATTACCGCCGTCGGCATGGCCAACGACCTGGGCGTGATGGTCGCCGCCGTCGTGCTGGCGGTCGGCGTGATGATGTGGTCGGCGGATGCGATCAGCGGTTTCGTCGATCGCCACCCGACGGTGAAGATCCTCGCCTTGAGCTTCCTGCTGCTGATCGGCGTGTCGCTCGTGGCGGACGGATTCCAGCAGCACATCCCGAAGGGATACATCTACTTCGCGATGGCGTTCTCGGTCTTCGTCGAGATGATCAATCTGCGGCTGCACGCCCGGACACGTCCGGTCGAGCTCAGACACTCGTACGCCGGAGAGAAGAGCGGCGGCAAGCCGGCGTAGCTGTCGAGGACTTCGCCCTCCGCGTCACGACCATGCCGTTGTCGCTGGTCGGCGCGCTTCGGTTCTCCGTATTCGTCGCCGTTCTCGTCGGGCGTGCAGGTTCCAGACCGCCCGGCTTCAGCGGCGCCGCGAAGCGCCGTCGGCTGCATGCCGTCAGGCCTTGAGTATTGATACCAGCTGGTGCCGCAATTCGGGGACGCGCGTCTGAACGACATCCCACACCAATTCGAAGTCGACACCGAAGTAGTCGTGAATCAGGCGGTCCCGCATCCCGGCCATGGCGCGCCACTCAACCGTTGGATGGGTCGCCAGAAAGTCGTCAGGCACCCTCTTCGCGGCCTCGCCAATGATCTCAAGACTCCGAACGAATGCCCGACGCACGGTCTCGTCGGCCATGAAGGCCTCGAATGACAAGCTCGCGCTCCGGTCGATGAGGTATTCGGCTTCTACGAGAATGTGGCGGAGGTAGTCACGCGGCTCGAAGGACATCTTGCGCTTCCGACAAGATTCGAGGACCGAGGAACGGGGATAGGGCCTCGGTGGTCACAAGCTCGACGCGCCGCCCGAGATGCGCTTCAAGAAGTTCGGAAAGAGCGAGAAACCGAGTGTATGATTTCGCCCCCGGTGCGAACTGGACCAGGAGATCCACATCGCTGTGAGCTTGCGCCTGGCCCAGCAGGACCGAGCCAAACAGGGCGAGTCGAGCCACGCCCAAGGCCCGAATCTCCCGCTCGCATGCCGCTAGCCGTTCAACGGCCTGCTCACGGTTGAGAACCGGCGATTGCATGCCTACAGCCTATCTGCAGAGGGCCCTTGGATCCAAATTACCGAGAGGCCTGACGTCAGGCCTCACCCGCCGGCCCCCATCACCGCCCCCGGGCCGGTGCAGGCCGTGATGACGGCGCGTTCACGACTCCCAAACCAGTATCCGTCGAGCTATCAGCCCGCACCGCTGGAGCCACCGCCAGCAGCCCCCGCGGCGGCCGCACCACCGGCCCCGGCGGCCACGTGGGCGCCCGCCGTGCTGGCGAGCGACAGCATCTCCACGAGCGCCGCCGTGTTCGGACGTCCATCTTCCCGCGCCAGCGCCTGGAACCAGGCGGGCACGCCGAGCGCTCCCTGCTTGTCGAGGCGTTTCGCCCAAGCCAGCGCGACACCGAACGCCGCCGCCATCGGCAGCAGCGATTCAAGCTGTCCGGTGGGCACATCCGTGCTCTGTCCCTTGGAGACCGCCTTGAGATGCCGGCTGTACGCTTTCCACAGCCGTGCGCGCTGCAGCCCCTTGTCCGAAAGCGGCGTCAGCGCGCTTCCGACGATGAGGCCCGTCAGGCCGGCCACTGCCAACGCCCCGGGAATCGTGAGCACGAACCCGCCGATCCGATTGACAAAGATCACCCCCACGCCAAACCCGACGACCGCCGCGATGAGGAGGGCCAGACCCACACGCATCGCTCCCGTCTTCGTGTGCTCGCGTTCTGCGTCGAGCAGGCCTTCCTGGCGAAGCTCCGCGGTCACGGCCCGCGTGAATCGTTTCCAGCCGCCTGACGCGAACGATCGCGAAAGTTGCGAGAATCGCACCGTGTCGCGCGGACCCTTCCGGGTCGTAAACAGGATGTCGAGCAGTGTGCGTTCGTGTTCGCGCAGACCGCGCGGCCGGTCCTGCAGCACAATCGCGCAGTCGCGCCGGTTGAGCCACGTGGCGTCGTCGGGCACCTTGATCTGCAGCACGCCCCGGCGCGCCAGGTCGAACAGTGTGCCGATCGCGTTTGCCCACGAGATACCATCACGGGTGCCGACCAGCGTCCCGGCCAGCGCCACCGGGAGTCTGTCGGGTGGCACCGTCTGGCGTGCCTGTCTGTCGGCAGGTGTGGCGACGCGATGGTTCAGTGCGAACATGATGAACCCGAACAGACCGCCGAAGAGCACGAGCCCTGCGATGCCGAGGAACAACGGCGCCGTCTTCCACGTCTGCATGCTGTTCCGCTGCCAGCCCGGCGTGTCGGTCGCGATGCTGCGCGGAGCAAACCGCAGCGTGATCATCCAGTCGTCGTCTTTGCCGAACCCGCATCGACGAGCCCGGAGCGGACGGGCGTCCACCGTCAACTCCGCCGCCGCCGGGTTGAACTCGGCCAGCCCGATCAATCCCGCCGACTCCGGGTACTCCACCTCGAGTTCGGCGCAGGTGATCGGGTACTCATGCTTATCTGGCAGGACGATCCAGCGCAGCACGTCAGACTGACTCTGCTGCTCGACCACACCATCGACACGGTAGACCAGCGTGAATTCATGGCTCGAACCGGTGACCGGGGCGAAGTGCCATGTAATGCGCCGGCGTCCGCCATCCTGCCTCCTGACCTCGTACTGACCGGCCTGCTTCCCGGGCGTGAGCGCGACAGCGTCCATGTCGACCGACAGCACCGTGAGCCGATCGATCTTCCGTGTGGGCAATTCCCGGAACACATACGTGAACCGATCGGGTCCGAACGCGAAGCGAACCGTCTCTGTCACGACCATCGAACCGCCCGATTCGACCGAAAGCCTGACGGAGAAGCGCTCCGCGGAATAGGGCTTGGCCGCCTCAGCAGACCCTCGTGGGATGAGAACGGCGAGGACGAGCGCGACGGAACCGACAAGACGGCGGGATGTCATGACATGCTCCATATGCTTTCAATATGATATCACTTCGAAATCTCCTCGTAAAGTGTCCGGCGACCCCTGTCGGTATACAATCGCCGGAAGCGTTCCATGGCAACCAACACACCATCACTCAATGATCTGCGCATCGATGATCGCTCGCGTGACGGCGGTCACGGCCGGATCGCGGTCTGGATTCTGCTGCTCGTCGTCATCGGCGCTGCCGGCGCGGCGGCGTGGTACTACTTCCTCAAGGCGCCGCGTCCGGTTCCCGTGCGCGTGGCGGCGGCGGTCGAGGCCGCCGGGTCGGCGGCCGGGGGCAATCCCTCGGTGCTCAACGCTTCGGGTTACGTGACGGCGCGGCGGCGCGCGACAGTGTCGTCGAAAGTGACCGGCAAGGTCGTCGAGGTGCACGTCGAGGAGGGCATGGCTGTCAAGCAGGGCCAGGTGCTCGCGCGGCTCGACGATGCCACGTATCGGCGGTATCTGGAGTTGGCCGAAGCCGAACTGGGAGTGGCCCGCCGCAACGCCGCGGAATCCGAAGTCCGCCTCAAACAGGCCGAGGTGACGCTGGGCCGCACCCGCGCGCTCCTCAAGGATGGCATCGTCGGCCAGGCCGATCTGGATCGGGACGAATCCGAAGTCAATGCGATCAAGGCCCGTCTTGATCTGTACCGCGAGCAGGTGATCGTCTCGGAGCGGCAGGTGGCGGTGCGGCGCAACGATCTCGATGACACCGTGATTCGGGCGCCGTTTTCCGGCGTCGCCATCTCGAAGGACGCGCAGCCCGGCGAGATGGTGTCGCCCGTGTCCGCGGGCGGGGGATTCACGCGTACCGGCATTTCGACCATCGTCGACATGGCCTCGCTGGAGATCGAAGTCGATGTCAACGAAAGCTACATCAACCGCGTCACGCCGGGGCAGCGTGTCGAGGCTACCATCGACGCGTATCCGGACTGGAAGATCCCGGCGCACGTGATCACGATGGTGCCCACCGCTGATCGCCAGAAAGCCACCGTACTCGTGCGCATCGGGTTCGAGACGATCGACCCGCGCATCCTGCCCGACATGGGCGTCAAGGTCGCGTTTCTGGGCGCGCCGCAGCCGGTCGATGCCCGCAGCACGCCGCGCGTGACGATTCCCAAGATTGCCATCCGGAGCGACCAGGGGCAGGACATTGTGTTCGTGGTCGTCGGCGATCACGTTGAGCGCCGGGCGATTCGCCAGAGCCCGTCCCAGGGCGATACGGCATCGGTGGTCGCCGGTCTGACAGCCGGCGATCGGGTGGTCATCGAAGGCCCGCCCGATCTGCTGGACGGCCGGAAGGTCGAGATTCGGTAGGATTCGATAAGAACGGGGAATCGTCATGGATGCATCGACGCCGACCGATGGCGCGCTGGTCACAGTCCGGGATGTCCACAAGGTCTTCTTCCGCGGCAGCGAGCGGATCGACGTGCTGCAAG
This is a stretch of genomic DNA from Acidobacteriota bacterium. It encodes these proteins:
- a CDS encoding TerC family protein encodes the protein MMLLEWLATPQTWIALATLTALEIVLGVDNVIFISILASKLRQAQRSRARRLGLFLAMFMRIGLLFSLVWMIRLTHPLFTLLGRDFAGRDLILIGGGLFLLAKSTSEIHDKLEGEEGHSSARVAPSFAGVIVQVMLLDIVFSLDSVITAVGMANDLGVMVAAVVLAVGVMMWSADAISGFVDRHPTVKILALSFLLLIGVSLVADGFQQHIPKGYIYFAMAFSVFVEMINLRLHARTRPVELRHSYAGEKSGGKPA
- the thrC gene encoding threonine synthase, whose protein sequence is MRLASTSGRAPHVSFVEGLLEGLAPDGGLYLPTELPHFGVDQLQSWRELPFGGLAVVLAQRLLDGEFAPRVIERLVADALDFPVPVVQLEERLFALELFHGPTLAFKDFGARFMARLFGHALAERGGHATILVATSGDTGSAVARGFAGVSGVRVVVLYPAGKVSPFQEAQMATIGGNVDALRVPGTFDDCQRLVKAAFRDPALSALHLSSANSINIGRLLPQSFYYVAGYLAVAGASGQPVVFSVPSGNLGNLTAGVLAARMGVPIARFIAATNVNDVLPEFLATSVYRARPSIVTISNAMDVGDPSNFARLLHLSDGSVDTMRQFVRGERVTEPETRDAIRRAYARSGVVLDPHGAVAYAAARTYLASTDEHHPVIALLTAHPAKFGGAIRAELGFEPQLPEQERDWLSLPLLATDLADTRFDTFRRWLGASTRNDG
- a CDS encoding homoserine kinase — translated: MSHIRVFAPATVSNVGPGFDVLGFAMHRPGDTVRLELREEPGVELVEVTGDNGKLPTDAAANSAGVAAAAVLARVAVRRQVPGIRLWLQKGLPLASGLGSSGASAAAAAVAANIILGRPLSPLEIVACAMEGERAASGSAHPDNVAPSVLGGFVLIRSCDPLDIVSLPVPDGLFVAVVHPHCEVSTARARALLQEQRFLLPDIVANAGNLAALVAALYQQDLALLGRSIVDRLVEPVRAELIPGFDAVRRAARDHGALGCSISGSGPSVFAFAGEADVAARVAQAMRSAFGDAAGLGSDAWTGPISAEGARVID
- a CDS encoding efflux RND transporter periplasmic adaptor subunit is translated as MATNTPSLNDLRIDDRSRDGGHGRIAVWILLLVVIGAAGAAAWYYFLKAPRPVPVRVAAAVEAAGSAAGGNPSVLNASGYVTARRRATVSSKVTGKVVEVHVEEGMAVKQGQVLARLDDATYRRYLELAEAELGVARRNAAESEVRLKQAEVTLGRTRALLKDGIVGQADLDRDESEVNAIKARLDLYREQVIVSERQVAVRRNDLDDTVIRAPFSGVAISKDAQPGEMVSPVSAGGGFTRTGISTIVDMASLEIEVDVNESYINRVTPGQRVEATIDAYPDWKIPAHVITMVPTADRQKATVLVRIGFETIDPRILPDMGVKVAFLGAPQPVDARSTPRVTIPKIAIRSDQGQDIVFVVVGDHVERRAIRQSPSQGDTASVVAGLTAGDRVVIEGPPDLLDGRKVEIR
- a CDS encoding nucleotidyltransferase domain-containing protein: MQSPVLNREQAVERLAACEREIRALGVARLALFGSVLLGQAQAHSDVDLLVQFAPGAKSYTRFLALSELLEAHLGRRVELVTTEALSPFLGPRILSEAQDVLRAA
- a CDS encoding RluA family pseudouridine synthase; translated protein: MDEWIVESADAGMRLDQWLAGRTEAGSRSRASRWLAGGKVYVNGQPVEPAARADRVIAGQRVSVWMDRPGSAKPADRSVADVRHLLTVVHQDEAIVVLDKPVGLLVEPLPGRAGEENTLLDLLADYYHHERRSRSYVVHRIDRDTSGLVLFARTASARDALKDQFERRTPERVYQAVVIGRPVPAEGVWRDTLAWDASSLRQRQAHGRDARGKDAEARYRVIEQFAEAAVVEVTLVTGKRNQIRVQAAMRGHALLGERQYRFGAPPETPSLPRINRQALHAWKLGFVHPTTGRRVHYTSPLPEDLETLLRALRKKK
- a CDS encoding DUF6526 family protein, yielding MAQKTPQTFENHARVVPTYHYVAFPLFAINFFFALYQAVVHFSWPNLMGLGLAIALVVLFFLARIMAMTVQDRVIRLEERMRMRELLPADLKPRINEFTVKQLVALRFAGDAELPDLARQVLDGTLTSQKAIKQAVKNWRADYQRA
- a CDS encoding amino acid carrier protein, whose amino-acid sequence is MPEAVWSAIFRASDLMRGAIVGASDFVWGPWSTPIGPIPGPLMILLILTGLFLTFRTGFVQVRRFPEALRTIVPKASAGAAGALSPFQAFMTALAASIGTGNIAGVATAIVMGGPGALFWIWAYGFVAMAIKFAEAVLGMTFRVAHQTGSSSGPMYYLRDGLKSRWLAGTFALVAGVAALVTTPFTQPNSMAVVLKSQFAIPTWMSGVAIAVLTWLVIIGGVGAIGRAAAKLSPLKVTLYLAGGLFVIVSHISQLPGVLILVFQDAFSFRAAAGSSVGLGIMVAMRYGLARGIYANEAGYGTAAVAYGTARSKTPTQQGLNAVIEVFVVSFVTSSISALTILVSGVAQQSIAAFKQGGRGLESTALVAAAFNTTLPVAGGWIVAFCAFLFGYTTLIGWAYYGEQFFEYLFGKRIATPYRWAYCLLIPLGATLSVETVWAWGDLMNGLQVFPNLIGLVGLSAVVAAAARARLGDAGK
- a CDS encoding DUF2207 domain-containing protein, with amino-acid sequence MTSRRLVGSVALVLAVLIPRGSAEAAKPYSAERFSVRLSVESGGSMVVTETVRFAFGPDRFTYVFRELPTRKIDRLTVLSVDMDAVALTPGKQAGQYEVRRQDGGRRRITWHFAPVTGSSHEFTLVYRVDGVVEQQSQSDVLRWIVLPDKHEYPITCAELEVEYPESAGLIGLAEFNPAAAELTVDARPLRARRCGFGKDDDWMITLRFAPRSIATDTPGWQRNSMQTWKTAPLFLGIAGLVLFGGLFGFIMFALNHRVATPADRQARQTVPPDRLPVALAGTLVGTRDGISWANAIGTLFDLARRGVLQIKVPDDATWLNRRDCAIVLQDRPRGLREHERTLLDILFTTRKGPRDTVRFSQLSRSFASGGWKRFTRAVTAELRQEGLLDAEREHTKTGAMRVGLALLIAAVVGFGVGVIFVNRIGGFVLTIPGALAVAGLTGLIVGSALTPLSDKGLQRARLWKAYSRHLKAVSKGQSTDVPTGQLESLLPMAAAFGVALAWAKRLDKQGALGVPAWFQALAREDGRPNTAALVEMLSLASTAGAHVAAGAGGAAAAGAAGGGSSGAG
- a CDS encoding DUF86 domain-containing protein — its product is MSFEPRDYLRHILVEAEYLIDRSASLSFEAFMADETVRRAFVRSLEIIGEAAKRVPDDFLATHPTVEWRAMAGMRDRLIHDYFGVDFELVWDVVQTRVPELRHQLVSILKA